The following DNA comes from Abyssisolibacter fermentans.
CCTTTGGATTAGTAAATCTACTTAAATCATTTTCATCAAGGCTAATACTATTATCTCCTATTTCAGCCATAGTAACCTGAACTCTACTTACAACATATTCTGTACCTAAAACACCTTCTTCTGCTAATACCACATAAACATATCCTGGTGCTCCAAGTTCATATTTGTCAAATGGCACAACAGCAACTTTGGGCACAGTCCACAACCTGGTATAATTTTTTTCAACTATTCCTTTGATTTTTTTATTAATTACTGGATATCCATCCACTGATTCGCTGAAATCGCCTTCTACTTCAACTATATTTTCATTAGCGATTTTATTGACATTTGTTATCTTAACCCTATTATAAACATTCTTCTTCTCAGTTTCGACATTTAGCGTACTAACCCTATTAACGAAATAATAATATTCCTCTGGCACCTGTGCAACAAATTTAACTGAATCATAACCCTTAACTACCCCTACTTCTATAAGTATGACATCTTTATATAACATAATATCAGTTTTGTTTATAGTTAAAACAATACCATCTGCTTCTGAGTAATATATTCCATCATCAGCTACCTGTGAATAAAAACTATTTATATTCTCAATATCATTTATTTCTTTCTTCAATTTTTCAATATTATTCAACGTATCCTTTATGTCTATAGATTTTTCCTCTCTTTTTTCATCCAACAGCAACTTCTCTATCTCAAAATTCGCTTCGGCTTCCTTAAGACTTTGTTTATTATCTTCAAGCTTTGATGCTGTAACTGCTCCAGCATTATAAAGTTCTTCAAGTTTTTTTATCTTTTCTTTCATGTTTTTTATGTTTGTTTCTAATAATGAAATATTTTTTTCATCTATTTCATATGATGTGTCTTGCAGTTTGTTTAGTTTCGATTTTTCTTTTTCAATATCTAATTTTAATTCATCTATATTTTTATTAGCCGATTTCACTCCATAGTTTTTATTTATCTTAAATAATGGATCACCTTTTTTCACCTCATCTCCTGCTTTAACATAATATTCTTCTACTATAACATTCCCAGCTAATCTTACCTTTACAATTTCTTTTGGAACTACTTTCCCTTCTATATTTAAGGTTTTGGGGAAAGTAGATTTTAAAGGAATTGCTGTACATACTTTGGGTAAAAAAAGATCTGTTACTGATTTAGAAAAGACACCTAATATAAATACAAGGGCAAAAAAAACTATTACCGTTTTCTTAGTTATGTTAAATATTTTGCTCTCCATTATTTTAATCCCCCCATAACAAAACTTTCACTTAAATATTTCTTTAACTTTATGAATAGTATTAAAACAGGAATTATATATAAAACTCCTCCCCATTAAATAAGCAGGTGTTCTTTAAAACTAGTAATAAAGACATCACTATTAAACACATCCTTATAGCTTTTAAAAGCTACAAAGGCACTATTAAAAGATATAGTCTTATTAATACTTTTTTCCCTTTTTAACACTTGCTATATATACCTCAATAATGATAAATTGATTGAGTAACGATAAATACCTCTGTTTTTACTTATTATTGTATTTTAAAAAATATCAGTGAAGTTAATAAGAAACTTATAAAATAATTCTATAATCCATTGTTTAATATTCTTCAATATCTAATTTAATTCTTCTATTCATTAAGGTACATATTATATTTATATTTTATTTTCTGTAATTCTCTACTTAACTCTTTATCTGTATAAATTTCATCTGCAAATATAAATTTCGCAAGATCTATATACATCATATCCTTTATTTCAGTGATTCTCTTACTCTTCATGCAACGCTTGTAATTACCAGTTTTTACTTGTTGCAAAATATATTTTCTTAGAGCTGTAGCTTTTTCATTAACATCTTTTCTTACATAATGTTTAATACCCTCTTTCTTTTCTTTTGCAACTTTTTCGTTTATTTCTATTTCTATTTCATCAATTTCACTCTCTATTTCCTTATTGACAGGGTATAAATTATCTTTTCTTGATATAAACATTTCTAACTGAATCTTATCACTAAGCAAACCATTTAAAAACTCCATACCTAACTCTGTGTTTTTCCCGTTTTTATTCACTACAAATCCAAATGTGCGAAGTAGTTCACTATCCCCATATAACGTATTAGGTAAAATAATATCATTTCTCACATTAATAAATTTAGATATGGGTAAAGACTTCAAAGCATTAATTCGAAAATCATTATTTCTAAGATTTTCATATTTATATCTCATATGTAATTTTAATGCTTCATTACTTTCATATGAACCATTTACAAAAATCATATTATAAAAATTTTTATAAGTATATTCTTTATCTAAAATGTATTTACCTGAAAATATATCTTCTCTTACATCATTTATATATTGAATAACTCTTGAATTATTTAGACTAACCTGTTTAAGTGATTCATTTATAATTCCTAAATCATCAACCATAAATTCAAAATAATTAGAATATTCATGCTGGTTGAAATATTCTGGTTCAAATTTTAACCATTTTTCTCTTATTTTTAAGTACTCTTCTTTAGTCCAGTCAAATTTAGGATCTTCTATCCCCATTTTGTCAAATGCGCTTCTATTAAGTTGTATTGGCCAATGAATCATACCCACTGGAACAAAGTAAAATTCACCATCATCTAATAAACTATTATATACATTTTCAAGATTTGGAATCTTCCCTTCAGTATTCAATGCAACTCCCTGGTCAATATACTTTCTGTATGTATTACAATCTGAAATATATATTAAAGTTGGTCCTTCTTCTAAATATAATTTTTCATTCATTTTCCTTTCATAATCAATTTCATTTTTTCCATTAATTACTTCAAAATTTACCTTTATTCCTGTTTCAATTTCAAATCTTTCTGTGTACCCATATATAGTACAATATCTACGTAGTAAGCCAGAAAGATCATAATCTTTAATTAAAATTGTTATCTCTTTCTGTTCATTATTTGTTGCAATATCATTATAATCATTTGAGCAAGCGATAGTTAACAACACTAATATAATGCATAAAATTAAAACCGTAATTTTTTTCATTACCACACCTCTTTATTCTTCAAGAAACATTTTATTAATTGTCCTAAAAATTAATCTAAATCATTAAAATTCTCTAGTTTAATTTTTTACTGTTAGAATAACATCTCAAATAGCTTCTTTAAGGGCACATATAAACTCCGTTAAGTCTAAAATAATATACAAACCACAAAAAGAGTACCAGTTAATGCAGCTTCCAAAAATTTTGTTTAAACTGATAATAAAGTACTCCTTCATATCAATAATTGAGATAAAGAAATTACAGGAAAATTGTATGAAGGAGTATATTCGAACAAGATTTTAATCTACAAATGATGCGTTATTGACTATAAAAAATATGATTAAAGATACGTTACAAGAAACCCACGCAGAAAAAGATAAATAGTTAAGTTATGAAAATAAAATCCGACTAAAAAAGAAACTTGTCACTTGCCCCTTTCTTTTAAGCATTTAGTTCTAAACCTACTCTATATGCTTTATTAAATATTCTTGAATAACCCTTAATTACCCTTTAGTTTTTTCACTTTTAACCTTCATAGCCACAGCTGATATTATAAGAACTAAAATAAAAAGAAAATTCATGAAAATTATATCTATTGCTATATTACTAAATCCATCTTTAAGATGTAAGCAAAATTCACTATATTTTAATTTAAATACATCTATATAACTCATCAAAGAAAATAAGTTACTTGGCACAGCTGATGAAGGAATCCATAGGTATGACATAAGCTTAAATATACTAAATATTAACATAATTATAGCTATAGCTATAGTAATAATAATTACTAAACATACTTTTTTCTCTAATAGATATTCATACCATTCAAGAACTCTACTTACTTCTTTATATTTGTGCCACAAATCTAAAACTTTATTTATTAGTATTTTTATAAGTTTAACTAAATACTTAATCAAAATAATGACAGCTAATATTATTATTAGATTCAAATATCCATAGATTTTTTCTTTATATATAACTTTATCAATAACATTTATACCCATTGAACTAAGTTGATTTTCAACCCTTTCTATGGTAACATAAAATCTTCTTTTTGGAGAAATTATAAAATTCACACTTTTTTTGATCCAATTTTGTGATATTAGTTCTTCACTAAAAGGAATATATATAGCATCACTATTTTTTTCTATTCCCATTATTTTATATTTCTTACCCAAAATACTAAACTCTCTTCCAATCGGAGCTTCTGTATCAAAATATCGATCAGCTATCTTATCCCCAATAACTATTTCAGTTTTTTCAACATCAAAAATATATTCTCCATGTATAATATTGATATCTCTAATCTGATTATCAAGCCCTGTAGTCATTATGAGCGTATGTCCTTTGTAAGGCATTTCATAATTTATTGAATAACCATCTAATTTATGCTTTTCTTTTAAGTTTTGAAAATCATCTCTCGATAAATTTCCACTAAAACACATTTCTACTACCATAGGGTTATATTTGTACTTTAAATATAAATGTCCACTTAACAAAAATGAAATAATTATAATAATAAATATTACTCTCTTTTTTATTTCCATATCTGTACCTTCACTCCATCTCTTATTTTATAAGACAGATTTGTTATAACCCTTGGATTTTCGAACATTGATAATCCTTCTACACTAACACTATTATCTCCTATTCCTGTCATAGTAATCTCAGCTCTTTTTACAATATATTCTGAACCTAAAATACCTTTTTCTTCTACTATTACATATACATATCCTGCTGCTCCAAGTTCATACTCATCATATGGTATAACTGCAACTTTTGGCACAGTACCATCTCTAGTATAGTTTTTTTCAACTATTCCTTTAATTTTTTCATTAATTACTGGAAGTTTATCTGTAACATCATAAAAGTCTCCTTCTACTTCAACCATATTTTGATTAACTACTTTACTTACATTTGTTATTTTAACCTTATTTTGCACATATTTTTTTTCGGATTCGACATTGATTGTACTAACCCTATTAACAAAATAATAATATTTCTCTGGAACCTGTGCAACAAATTTTACTGAATCATAACCCTTTACTAACCCTAGTTCAATAAGCACAGTATCATGAGATAACATAACATCAGTTCTATTTAAAGTTAAAACTATTCCATCTGCTTCTGAGTAATATACTGCATCATCCGCTACCTGTGAATATAAACTATTCATAACTTCAATGTCATTTATCTCTTTGTTCAATTTTTGAATATTATTTAATGTATCCTTTATATTTAGGGAATTTTCCTGTCTTTTTTCGTCTAATAGCAACTTCTCTATCTGGAAATTCACTTCAGCTTCCTCAAAACTTTGTTTCTTATCATCAAGCTTTGATTCTGTGATCGCTCCAGCATTATATAGTTCTTCAAGTTTTTGTATCTCTTCTTTCATGTTTTTTATGTTTTCTTCTAACAATAATATGTTTTTTTCATCTATTTCATATGATGTGTCTTGTAGTTTATTTAGTTTCAATTTTTCCTTTTCAACATCTAATTTTAACTCGTCTATGTTTTTAATAGACGATTTCACGCCATAGTTTTTATTTATCTTAAATAACGGATCACCTTTTTTTACCTTATCTCCTACCTTAACATAATATTCCTCTACTATAACATTCCTAGCTAATCTTACCTTTACAGTTTCTTTAGGAACTACTTTCCCTTCTATGCTTAAAGTTTTTGCAAATGTAGTTTTTATTGGTAGTGCTACACATACTTTAGGTAATAAAAAATTCGCTGCTGATTTTGAAAAGAAACCTAATATAAACACAAGTGTAAAAAATCCTATTACTGTTTTCTTAGTTATCTTAAATGTTTTGCTATCCATTATTTTAATCCTCCCATAACAAAACTTTCACTTAAATATTTCTCAGATTTTATAAATAATATGAAGGCAGGAATTATGTATAAAACTGATCCCCCATAAAATACATTATAATCATTGTAATATATGTTTTCTAAAAATACAGATAACGGTAGCTTAATAGGGCTGTCCAAGAAAATAACAGCTTGCTCTATAAGATTCCAATTATCTATAAAAGTAAGAATAACTAATGCAAAAATAGCTGGTTTCAACATAGGCAACACTACTCTATATAATATCTTAATATATCCTGCTCCATCTATTCTTGCTGCTTCTATAACTTCATTCGGAATATTTCTAATGAATTGTCTTAATAAAAACACCCCAAATGATGTAAATATACCTGGTAATATTATTGCCATATGAGTATCTAATATCTTTATATTGATTAATCTCTGCATCTTATCAAATATTAGATAATTGGGAACTAATGTTACTTGGAAAGGAAGTAATACTGCTATTATATAAAATATAAATATGAAATTATTACCTGGGAAATCCATCTTAGCAAAAGCAAATGCAGCAAGTATTCCTATAATTATCTGACCTGCTATTATTATAAGAGTTAATTTGATCGAATTTAAAAAATATTTGAAATACTGAGCTTTAGATACAATTATAGAATAATATTGTTGTAGATTGAATTCTTCTGGTATGATATTCACTTCATCAGATGCAATCTGTTGTGGTGTCATAAATGAATTTGTAAAAGTAAATACTATAGGATAAATAAATAAGAGTGATACTAATAGTAATAGTATTAATAATAACCTCTTCATGTTAGTTTTCACCTACTTTCCTTGAATGCTTTCTATCTATGATAAATAATATTAAAGCAAATGCAAATATAACCATAGCAAATACATATGCAGCAGATGTAAGTTTCTCATACTGTAAATCTCTAAATTTATTATTCATATAATGCTGAAGCATATATATCTTTGGATTTGGATAACTACCCTGCAACACATATATGTCCTTGAATACTTTAAAAGAATTAATAATTGAAACAATTGAAACAAATACAGTGATAGGTGTACACAATGGAATAATTATATAACGAAGCCTTTGAAAATAATTTGCTCCATCAATCATTGAT
Coding sequences within:
- a CDS encoding extracellular solute-binding protein, whose product is MKKITVLILCIILVLLTIACSNDYNDIATNNEQKEITILIKDYDLSGLLRRYCTIYGYTERFEIETGIKVNFEVINGKNEIDYERKMNEKLYLEEGPTLIYISDCNTYRKYIDQGVALNTEGKIPNLENVYNSLLDDGEFYFVPVGMIHWPIQLNRSAFDKMGIEDPKFDWTKEEYLKIREKWLKFEPEYFNQHEYSNYFEFMVDDLGIINESLKQVSLNNSRVIQYINDVREDIFSGKYILDKEYTYKNFYNMIFVNGSYESNEALKLHMRYKYENLRNNDFRINALKSLPISKFINVRNDIILPNTLYGDSELLRTFGFVVNKNGKNTELGMEFLNGLLSDKIQLEMFISRKDNLYPVNKEIESEIDEIEIEINEKVAKEKKEGIKHYVRKDVNEKATALRKYILQQVKTGNYKRCMKSKRITEIKDMMYIDLAKFIFADEIYTDKELSRELQKIKYKYNMYLNE
- a CDS encoding carbohydrate ABC transporter permease → MKRLLLILLLLVSLLFIYPIVFTFTNSFMTPQQIASDEVNIIPEEFNLQQYYSIIVSKAQYFKYFLNSIKLTLIIIAGQIIIGILAAFAFAKMDFPGNNFIFIFYIIAVLLPFQVTLVPNYLIFDKMQRLINIKILDTHMAIILPGIFTSFGVFLLRQFIRNIPNEVIEAARIDGAGYIKILYRVVLPMLKPAIFALVILTFIDNWNLIEQAVIFLDSPIKLPLSVFLENIYYNDYNVFYGGSVLYIIPAFILFIKSEKYLSESFVMGGLK
- a CDS encoding ABC transporter permease yields the protein MEIKKRVIFIIIIISFLLSGHLYLKYKYNPMVVEMCFSGNLSRDDFQNLKEKHKLDGYSINYEMPYKGHTLIMTTGLDNQIRDINIIHGEYIFDVEKTEIVIGDKIADRYFDTEAPIGREFSILGKKYKIMGIEKNSDAIYIPFSEELISQNWIKKSVNFIISPKRRFYVTIERVENQLSSMGINVIDKVIYKEKIYGYLNLIIILAVIILIKYLVKLIKILINKVLDLWHKYKEVSRVLEWYEYLLEKKVCLVIIITIAIAIIMLIFSIFKLMSYLWIPSSAVPSNLFSLMSYIDVFKLKYSEFCLHLKDGFSNIAIDIIFMNFLFILVLIISAVAMKVKSEKTKG